A single region of the Cyanobacteria bacterium FACHB-DQ100 genome encodes:
- a CDS encoding response regulator, producing the protein MSDLTGLILIVDDTPTNLEVISEALSDAGFDIAIATSGDRALQQLERRLPDLILLDVMMPGIDGFETCRRIKANSRTHDIPIIFMTALADTDSKVKSFDLGAVDFITKPFHEREVLARVRTHLQLHCLTQNLAEQVAQKAEALEASQLQLIQNEKMSALGNLVAGVAHEINNPIACIVGNVNAIHNSVTELFEVIDLYCKTFPEPGAEIEAALEDLDYLREDLPKLIRTLQDSGDRITAISRSLRTFSRADTDQKQQFNLHEGIDSTLLILRHRLKANAQRPEIQVVTEYGQLPMIQCFPGQLNQVFMNLLANAIDALEESNRERSYSQIQANPNQIIIRTAIEQDQVKVSIADNGVGIPETIKEKIFHQRFTTKAVGKGTGLGLAIVQKIIVDNHRGTIQMKTEKNKGTEFVLTLPL; encoded by the coding sequence ATGTCTGACCTCACAGGTTTAATTTTGATTGTTGATGATACGCCGACGAATTTAGAAGTGATTTCAGAGGCACTGAGCGATGCCGGATTTGATATTGCGATCGCCACTAGCGGTGATCGTGCCCTTCAGCAGCTAGAACGTCGCTTACCTGACTTAATCTTGCTCGATGTGATGATGCCAGGAATTGATGGCTTTGAAACCTGCCGTCGGATTAAGGCAAATTCTCGGACTCACGACATTCCGATCATTTTCATGACTGCGCTTGCTGATACAGATAGCAAAGTTAAATCTTTTGATCTTGGAGCCGTAGACTTCATCACTAAACCATTTCACGAAAGAGAAGTCTTAGCACGAGTTAGAACCCATTTACAGTTGCATTGCCTGACTCAGAACTTAGCCGAGCAAGTCGCCCAAAAAGCCGAAGCACTCGAAGCCTCACAGCTACAACTGATTCAAAACGAAAAAATGTCAGCCCTGGGTAATCTGGTTGCAGGAGTGGCGCACGAAATCAATAATCCGATCGCGTGTATTGTTGGCAATGTGAATGCGATTCACAATTCAGTCACAGAATTGTTTGAGGTTATTGATCTCTACTGCAAAACATTTCCTGAGCCTGGAGCAGAAATCGAAGCGGCACTGGAAGATCTAGACTATCTGCGCGAGGATTTACCAAAGCTGATTAGAACGCTACAAGACAGCGGCGATCGCATTACCGCAATTAGTAGAAGTCTTCGCACGTTTTCTCGCGCGGATACCGATCAAAAGCAGCAGTTTAACCTGCACGAAGGCATTGATAGTACCCTTTTAATTTTGCGGCATCGGCTCAAGGCAAATGCGCAGCGACCAGAGATTCAGGTGGTTACAGAGTACGGTCAACTGCCGATGATTCAATGTTTTCCGGGACAACTGAATCAGGTGTTTATGAATCTGCTGGCGAATGCAATCGACGCACTCGAAGAATCGAATCGAGAACGCAGCTACAGTCAGATCCAAGCTAATCCGAATCAGATTATTATTCGCACGGCAATCGAGCAAGATCAGGTAAAAGTTTCGATCGCGGATAATGGCGTTGGAATTCCAGAGACGATTAAAGAGAAAATATTTCACCAGCGATTCACCACAAAAGCAGTCGGTAAAGGCACAGGATTAGGCTTAGCGATCGTGCAAAAAATCATCGTAGACAACCATCGTGGAACGATTCAGATGAAGACCGAGAAAAACAAAGGGACAGAATTTGTGCTGACATTACCGCTTTGA